From the Lepidochelys kempii isolate rLepKem1 chromosome 2, rLepKem1.hap2, whole genome shotgun sequence genome, one window contains:
- the GPT gene encoding alanine aminotransferase 1 isoform X3 produces the protein MAENGLRDKVLSLDSMNPWVKRVEYAVRGPILARAVELEEKLRQGVKKPFTEVIKANIGDAHAMGQRPITFLRQVSALCLYPELLSEPLFPDDAKQRARRLLAACGGQSIGAYTASPGIEIIRQDVARYIERRDGGIPANPDNIFLSTGASDAVMTMLKLLVSGEGRSRTGVMIPIPQYPLYSAGIAELNAVQINYYLDEEHCWALDVGELRRALCQARNHCQPRVLCIINPGNPTGQVQSRKCIEDVIKFAWEEQLFLMADEVYQDNVYAEGSEFHSFKKVLFELGPTYSSVVELASFHSISKGFMGECGFRSGYMEVVNLDPAVQQQLSKLVSVRLCPPVPGQVLLDVVMNPPKPGEPSYQSFIQEKQAVLSDLAHKAQLTQEIFSQVPGIRCNPVQGAMYSFPRIQIPARAVQEAQARGFAPDMFFCLQLLEETGICVVPGSGFGQREGTYHFRMTILPPAEKLQILLKKLSQFYAKFTQEYS, from the exons GGTGTGAAGAAGCCTTTCACAGAGGTGATTAAAGCCAACATTGGCGATGCCCATGCCATGGGCCAGCGCCCCATCACCTTCCTGCGCCAG GTCAGTGCCTTGTGCCTGTACCCCGAGCTGCTGAGCGAACCCCTCTTCCCTGACGATGCCAAGCAGAGGGCACGCAGACTGCTGGCAGCATGCGGAGGGCAGAGCATCG GTGCCTACACTGCCAGCCCTGGCATCGAGATCATCCGCCAGGACGTGGCACGGTACATCGAGAGGCGGGACGGGGGCATCCCCGCCAACCCGGACAACATCTTCCTGTCGACCGGTGCCAGTGATGCCGTCATG acCATGCTGAAGCTGCTGGTGTCGGGGGAGGGCCGGTCGCGGACGGGCGTGATGATCCCCATCCCCCAGTACCCGCTGTACTCAGCTGGCATCGCCGAGCTCAACGCCGTGCAGATCAACTACTACCTGGACGAGGAGCACTGCTGGGCGCTGGACGTCGGGGAGCTGCGGCGGGCCCTGTGCCAGGCCCGCAATCACTGCCAGCCCCGGGTGCTGTGCATCATCAACCCTGGGAACCCCACGG GCCAGGTCCAGAGCCGGAAATGCATTGAGGATGTCATCAAATTTGCGTGGGAGGAGCAGCTCTTCCTGATGGCCGACGAG GTCTATCAGGACAACGTCTATGCCGAGGGCTCCGAGTTCCACTCCTTCAAGAAGGTCCTTTTCGAGCTGGGCCCCACGTACTCGAGCGTGGTGGAGCTGGCCTCCTTCCACTCCATCTCCAAGGGCTTCATGGGAGA GTGCGGGTTCCGCAGCGGGTACATGGAGGTGGTGAACCTGGATCCGGCggtgcagcagcagctctccAAGCTGGTGTCAGTGCGGCTGTGCCCGCCCGTGCCCGGCCAGGTGCTGCTGGACGTTGTCATGAACCCACCGAAGCCTGGCGAGCCCTCGTACCAGAGCTTCATCCAG GAGAAGCAGGCAGTGCTGAGCGACCTGGCCCACAAAGCGCAGCTGACCCAGGAGATCTTCAGCCAAGTGCCCGGGATCCGCTGTAACCCCGTGCAGGGCGCCATGTACTCCTTCCCCAGGATCCAGATCCCAGCCAGGGCGGTTCAGGAGGCCCAG gCCCGGGGCTTTGCCCCAGACATGTTCTTctgcctccagctgctggaggagaCGGGCATCTGCGTGGTGCCAGGAAGCGGCTTTGGGCAGCGAGAGGGCACCTATCACTTCAG AATGACCATCCTGCCGCCTGCGGAGAAGCTCCAGATCCTGCTGAAGAAACTCAGCCAGTTCTATGCCAAGTTCACCCAGGAATATTCCTAA